In the genome of Opitutales bacterium, the window CAACGGTTTGTTGGTCGCGGCGATTAGGCGCACGTCGACTTTGATAATCTCGGAGCCGCCGACCCGCTGGATTTCGCCTTCCTGCAAGGCGCGCAAAATCTTGGTCTGCGTCGGGAGAGCCATGTCGCCGATCTCATCGAGGAAGATGGTGCCTCCATCGCATAGCTCGAACTTACCGATACGCTGTGTCGTCGCGCCCGTGAATGAGCCTTTCTCGTGGCCGAAAAGCTCGCTCTCTATCAGGTTGTCTGGAATAGCGGCACAATTGACCGCAATGAAGGGGCGGCCGTGGCGCAGGCTGTGTTGGTAAATACAGCGTGCGACGAGTTCCTTGCCCGTTCCGCTCTCTCCGGTGATGAGCACGGTCACATCACTGGCCGCTACCTGGCCGATGATTTTGAAGACCTCCTGCATTGGCTCGGAGTTACCCACGATGCCCTCTTTGTAATCGTCGACATTGATGAGCGGCTGGGGCGAGAGGTCAGTTTCTTTGAGGTCAGCACGCGCTTCGACAGCTGTTTCAGCCAGGCTGATTACCTTTTTTATATCGAACGGCTTGATGATGTAATCGAAGGCCCCGTATTTCATGGCTTCGATTGCCGTCTGTGTCGTGCCGTAGGCGGTCATCAGCACGACCATCGTTTCGGGAACGACAGAACGCAGGTGTTGCAGGGTTTCGATTCCAGACATCCCTTCCATCCGATTGTCGAGGAAGATGACATCAGGGTTGGTGGACTCGGCTTGTTCAATGCCCTCTTGGCCATTTGCTGCCTCTATGACATCGTAGCTGCGGCTCGATAGGACCCGATTGAGAGAGTAGCGGATCTCGTTGTCGTCATCGATAATGAGGATTTTTGCAGTGGGCGTTGCTTTGGGCATAAGTGGGTTTGAATGGAGTGGGAGGCTAGATGCCGAATTAGTTAAGATTCGAGCGACGCCGGATTATGCAAGCTTCGTTGCTTTTCCACCCATAGTGCAGGAGGGCTACGCCGGCCAAAAAAATAGAAAGAGCTTTTCTTTTGGGCACTATTAGTAATCTTGTCGAGTAAGGGCTGACCCCGATGGGCGGCTACTCACATTTAACTTACGAAATCATCTTTTTGGAGAACTTGATCTATGAGACAGGTATTTCCCGTTTCTCGGTGGCTGATGGCTGCTGATTGGAAGCTTGGAGGGTGCGTCCTATGAGTGTACGCCGCCTCAGAATTCGCAGACGTCGGGGCGAGAAACTCGCGATGGTCACTGCCTATGATTGGTCGTTCGCACGTTTGATAGCACAGACAGACGTCGACGCGATTTTAGTTGGAGATAGTGCAGCTATGGTCATGCATGGCTTTGCTGACACACCGTCTGTGCCGCTCGACGCGATGATCTACCATGTCGCTTCGGTCGCACGGGGTGCTCCGGAAAAATTTATCATAGCGGATATTCCTTTCGGTTGGGCTCATCGCTCCCGAGACAGCTTTATGGATGCTGTGATGAAGCTGGTTTCCGCGGGAGCGCATGCCATCAAGGTTGAGGGCACAGGGATTCAAAACGAGTCGATCGCTTTGGCATTGGATGCGGGCATCCCGGTGATGGGCCACATCGGGCTGACTCCCCAACACGTTCACCGCTTAGGGGGGCATCGGGTCCAGGGTAAGTCTGAGGGAGCGATTGAGACTTTGGTCCACGAGGCAAAGCAGCTGGAAGATATCGGTTGCTTTGGATGTGTCCTAGAGTGTGTGATCCCCGCCGCAGCCCAAGCCATACAGGCTGCTCTGGAATCGATGATTACGATTGGTATCGGTGCGGGGTCGGAGACAGATGGACAAATACTGGTGATGCATGACCTCTTGGGGCTCAATCAAGAGCATCAGCCGCGTTTTGTCCGTAGGTTTGGAGAGATCGGACAAGCCACCACCGATGCTGTATCCTCATACATCGACGCCGTGCGCGACGTATCCTATCCGTCACCTGAGGAGACCTACGCATCATGAATGTCGTCGAATCGGTGAGCGATCTACAGGCTTGGAGGGAAGCATCGGGTGACGATATCGGTCTAGTGCCCACGATGGGCGCCTTACACCCTGGGCACACTTTTCTGATGGAACGCGCGCGCAGCGACCACAGGTGCGCTGTGGCGACGATATTTGTGAACCCCACTCAGTTTAATGATTCACGTGACCTCGAGGCCTACCCACGTACGCTCGATAGCGACTTAGAGGCCTGCGAGAGATTGGGTATGGATCTCATTTTTTGCCCGAAAGCTCAAGAAATGTATCCTGAGGGACAGGTCTTCGCGGTTACTGAAAGTGAGGACGCGCTCATCTTAGAGGGTGCCTGCCGTCCAGGTCATTTTCCGGGGGTAATGACCGTGGTTATGAAGCTGTTGAATCTTGTGAGGCCAGCAGTCGCTTATTTTGGAGAGAAGGATTACCAGCAGCTGCGGCTTATCCAGAAGATGGTGCACGCATTTTTTCTACCCTACAAGATCGTGGGACTGCCGACTGTTCGCGAAACGGATGGCCTTGCGATGAGTTCGCGCAATCGCCGACTGAGTGAGGAGGGCCGTAACCAAGCGCCAGCGCTCTACAATTTGTTGGCCACCAGCCCTTCGGTCACCTCAGCGCGCGCTGGACTCACTCAGGCAGGATTTGACGTAGAATATGTGGAAGAGTGCTGGGGACGGCGTCTTGCTGCTGTGTCTCTCGATGGAGTCCGTCTGCTCGACAATATTAGCTTAGATCGGAGGGAGGCACATGGACCTGTGCATTGATATCGGAAACTCCAATACCGTGATTGGCGTGTTTGACGGGGAGCAGCTCGCGCAATCGTTTAGGATTTCGACGCATACGAAATCTACGGGTGATGAGGTCGGCCTACTCATTTATGATTTGCTCAGTGCGCGCGGAATTTCTGGAGATTCAGTGGAGCGTATCGCGATCTCCTCTGTTGTTCCCAGCGCCTTGCAGAGTGTCCAAGACGGGTGTCAGGCCTTTTTCAAGCGTGAGCCTTTCGTGTTGCGCGCGGGAGTGAAAACCGGACTGTCCATAAGAACCCGATTCCCCGAAGAGGTGGGGGCAGATAGAATCGCCAATGCCGTGGGTGGCATCGCGGCGTTTCCTCGGCGAAATCTAATTATTGTCGATTTTGGCACAGCGACCACGTTTTGCGTCGTCACCAAGGATAAGGAATACTTAGGCGGTGTCATCGCAGCAGGCATGCGTCTTTCGATGGAAGCCTTGTATATGCGTACGGCTAAGCTGCATCCCGTGCCCATTGAGGAACCCGAAAATGCGCTCGGTCGCGATACGACTCAGAATATCCAAATAGGACTGTATCTTGGCCAGATCGGTCTAGCACGTGAGTCCATCGCTCGCTTGACGCAAGAGTGCTTTGCCGATGACCCTCCGGTCGTGATCGGTACGGGGGGGTATGCCTCTTTGCTCGATAAAGAAATTCGCTTTGATCACGTCATGCCCGATCTCATCCTTCAGGGCCTCCACATAGCTCTAGACAAGAATAATTAATTTTTCAGCGCGAAATGAACCGTACTTTTCTTAAATCCAAGCTACATAAAGCAGTCGTTACTGACGCCAATCTTCATTACCGTGGATCTATTTCGATCTGCCCCAAGTTGATGGAGGCTGCCGATTTACTCGAATTTGAGCAAGTGGATGTCTACAACATTAACAATGGCGAGCGCCTAACGACCTACGTGATTGTCGGAAATGATGCTGAAATCTGTCTCAACGGTGCAGCGGCACGAAAGGCGGAGCCGGGCGATCGTGTCATCATCGCTAGTTTTGCTTCCTTAAGCGAGGAGGAGCTTCAAGAATTTAAGCCCACGATTGTGATGGTAACAGAGCAGAATCGATGTGAATAACGTTTAATAACTTAGGATCAATAAAAAACTGCTTCTCGGGCTGGATTTTTCCTT includes:
- the panC gene encoding pantoate--beta-alanine ligase, giving the protein MMNVVESVSDLQAWREASGDDIGLVPTMGALHPGHTFLMERARSDHRCAVATIFVNPTQFNDSRDLEAYPRTLDSDLEACERLGMDLIFCPKAQEMYPEGQVFAVTESEDALILEGACRPGHFPGVMTVVMKLLNLVRPAVAYFGEKDYQQLRLIQKMVHAFFLPYKIVGLPTVRETDGLAMSSRNRRLSEEGRNQAPALYNLLATSPSVTSARAGLTQAGFDVEYVEECWGRRLAAVSLDGVRLLDNISLDRREAHGPVH
- a CDS encoding type III pantothenate kinase, which translates into the protein MDLCIDIGNSNTVIGVFDGEQLAQSFRISTHTKSTGDEVGLLIYDLLSARGISGDSVERIAISSVVPSALQSVQDGCQAFFKREPFVLRAGVKTGLSIRTRFPEEVGADRIANAVGGIAAFPRRNLIIVDFGTATTFCVVTKDKEYLGGVIAAGMRLSMEALYMRTAKLHPVPIEEPENALGRDTTQNIQIGLYLGQIGLARESIARLTQECFADDPPVVIGTGGYASLLDKEIRFDHVMPDLILQGLHIALDKNN
- the panB gene encoding 3-methyl-2-oxobutanoate hydroxymethyltransferase, with the translated sequence MSVRRLRIRRRRGEKLAMVTAYDWSFARLIAQTDVDAILVGDSAAMVMHGFADTPSVPLDAMIYHVASVARGAPEKFIIADIPFGWAHRSRDSFMDAVMKLVSAGAHAIKVEGTGIQNESIALALDAGIPVMGHIGLTPQHVHRLGGHRVQGKSEGAIETLVHEAKQLEDIGCFGCVLECVIPAAAQAIQAALESMITIGIGAGSETDGQILVMHDLLGLNQEHQPRFVRRFGEIGQATTDAVSSYIDAVRDVSYPSPEETYAS
- a CDS encoding sigma-54-dependent Fis family transcriptional regulator, whose translation is MPKATPTAKILIIDDDNEIRYSLNRVLSSRSYDVIEAANGQEGIEQAESTNPDVIFLDNRMEGMSGIETLQHLRSVVPETMVVLMTAYGTTQTAIEAMKYGAFDYIIKPFDIKKVISLAETAVEARADLKETDLSPQPLINVDDYKEGIVGNSEPMQEVFKIIGQVAASDVTVLITGESGTGKELVARCIYQHSLRHGRPFIAVNCAAIPDNLIESELFGHEKGSFTGATTQRIGKFELCDGGTIFLDEIGDMALPTQTKILRALQEGEIQRVGGSEIIKVDVRLIAATNKPLEEMVSEKTFREDLYYRLNVVRLRLPSLRERGQDIPQLVEFMIQRLRNERKTQVKRISAEALTVLTRHKWPGNVRELENVIYRSAVIAGGEAILVKDLPVEVVSSAESSSRPPFPNTGGESLSEAEDAGIAESSSDHNKAKDLDIQTLFDALFDSFRSSESDSVLTQIEEALIRRILLAEKGNQVKAAQFLGITRTTLRKRIEQYGIDVG
- a CDS encoding aspartate 1-decarboxylase, with amino-acid sequence MNRTFLKSKLHKAVVTDANLHYRGSISICPKLMEAADLLEFEQVDVYNINNGERLTTYVIVGNDAEICLNGAAARKAEPGDRVIIASFASLSEEELQEFKPTIVMVTEQNRCE